A single region of the Pirellulales bacterium genome encodes:
- a CDS encoding VOC family protein, translated as MVNVQRITPFLWFDTQAEEAAKFYVSIFPHSKITATTHYSEAGRDVHHKLPGSVLTVGFELDGLHFTALNGGPQFKFTEAVSFVVHCETQAEVDHYWSKLGADGDPKAQQCGWLKDKYGLSWQIVPNAMIQMLSDPDKTKSGRIMQALMQMKKLDITKLQQAFAG; from the coding sequence ATGGTCAACGTTCAACGGATTACGCCGTTTTTGTGGTTCGACACGCAGGCCGAAGAGGCGGCCAAGTTTTATGTTTCGATCTTTCCCCATTCCAAAATCACCGCCACGACGCATTACAGCGAGGCGGGCCGCGATGTTCATCACAAACTGCCTGGCAGCGTGTTGACGGTGGGCTTTGAACTCGATGGGCTGCACTTCACGGCGCTGAACGGCGGGCCGCAATTTAAGTTTACGGAAGCCGTTTCGTTCGTCGTTCATTGCGAAACGCAGGCCGAAGTGGACCACTATTGGAGCAAACTCGGCGCCGACGGCGACCCCAAAGCCCAGCAATGCGGCTGGCTGAAAGATAAATACGGGTTGTCCTGGCAGATTGTGCCCAATGCCATGATTCAAATGCTCAGTGACCCGGACAAAACCAAATCGGGGCGGATCATGCAGGCCTTGATGCAGATGAAGAAGCTCGATATCACCAAGCTGCAGCAAGCCTTTGCAGGATAA
- a CDS encoding sulfotransferase has product MLARIYRRAARTMRPLWLKNRLAGRFDEQSVLVLTSSPRSGSTLLGQVLASIPGTCVLFEPLHLDRVPEAKAAGFSWRTYVEPDVSWPAGEEFLRRVFSGRVINKWTASEMTFREATRANKMIVKFVRANRLLPWMCQTFEMPAPILLIRHPCAVIASQLKYGWKNSKRSVAPPYVTECPLFKATLSKTGGDEENLAAYWALDQLPALMQSPPHPWTIVTYEELVLRPVPTLTRIVRRWNLEIDISAALSRLKIPSSMVSKSGISGVTGWKKDLSPFQIARILRITQAMGLQFYTAEEEADYSALYSQQLAEELRRAGTTEDGQNQVRRAA; this is encoded by the coding sequence ATGCTAGCACGGATTTACCGCCGCGCTGCGCGAACGATGCGCCCGCTCTGGCTCAAAAACCGTTTAGCCGGGCGCTTTGACGAACAAAGCGTGCTGGTGCTAACTTCGTCGCCACGTTCGGGGAGTACTTTGCTGGGGCAGGTGTTGGCTTCGATTCCAGGGACGTGCGTACTGTTTGAGCCGCTGCACTTGGATCGGGTGCCGGAGGCAAAGGCGGCCGGCTTTTCCTGGAGGACTTACGTTGAGCCGGACGTAAGTTGGCCCGCGGGAGAGGAGTTTTTGAGACGCGTGTTTTCCGGGAGGGTGATCAATAAATGGACCGCCAGCGAAATGACTTTTCGTGAAGCAACTAGAGCGAACAAGATGATCGTTAAGTTTGTGCGAGCCAATCGGCTGCTCCCCTGGATGTGCCAAACATTTGAAATGCCCGCTCCCATTTTGTTGATTCGGCACCCCTGTGCGGTGATTGCTTCGCAGTTGAAATATGGTTGGAAGAATTCCAAACGATCTGTCGCGCCGCCTTACGTCACTGAATGCCCGCTCTTCAAGGCTACGCTTTCTAAGACGGGAGGCGACGAAGAGAACCTGGCTGCCTATTGGGCATTGGATCAGCTTCCGGCGTTGATGCAATCACCGCCTCATCCTTGGACCATAGTCACGTACGAGGAACTGGTTTTGCGCCCCGTGCCGACGCTGACCAGGATCGTTCGACGATGGAACCTGGAGATCGATATTTCGGCCGCGCTGTCACGACTTAAAATTCCCTCCAGCATGGTCAGCAAGTCGGGCATTAGCGGTGTTACCGGATGGAAAAAGGACTTGTCGCCTTTCCAAATAGCAAGGATTCTCAGGATCACACAAGCGATGGGCCTGCAGTTTTATACGGCAGAAGAGGAAGCTGATTATAGCGCTTTGTACAGCCAGCAACTGGCCGAAGAATTACGTCGGGCCGGCACGACGGAAGACGGCCAAAATCAAGTCCGCCGCGCTGCCTAG
- a CDS encoding RNA polymerase sigma factor, translated as MSSAIDIPSQTENSEAWSRKSDEALLLEHRLRGSRRAFEELVQRYERELYSYLRRYLSDATLAEDVFQATFLQLHLKAEQFEEGRKVRPWLYTIATNQAIDAQRRNRRHKMVSLDRRGHSQELQDNVGSLLDLLTSKEPQAADNLETDERRQWVRQAIAQLPDALREAVLLVYYQGMKYREAAEVLDIPVGTVKSRMHAAILKLNEAWIQHHPSEDE; from the coding sequence ATGAGTAGTGCCATCGACATACCATCGCAAACCGAAAATTCAGAAGCCTGGTCGCGGAAGTCCGACGAAGCGCTTCTGTTGGAGCATCGGTTGCGAGGGAGTCGTCGGGCTTTTGAGGAGTTAGTGCAACGTTACGAACGCGAACTTTATAGCTACCTGCGTCGCTATTTGAGCGACGCCACGCTGGCCGAGGACGTGTTCCAGGCGACGTTCCTGCAGCTACACTTGAAGGCCGAACAGTTTGAGGAAGGACGCAAAGTGCGTCCGTGGTTGTACACTATTGCCACGAATCAGGCGATCGATGCCCAGCGCCGCAATCGGCGTCACAAGATGGTCAGCCTGGATCGGCGCGGTCACAGCCAGGAGTTGCAAGACAACGTGGGCTCGCTGCTCGATTTGCTCACCAGCAAGGAGCCGCAAGCCGCCGATAACTTAGAGACAGATGAACGTCGCCAATGGGTGCGCCAAGCCATTGCGCAATTGCCCGACGCCCTGCGGGAAGCGGTGTTGTTGGTATACTATCAGGGAATGAAATATCGCGAGGCCGCTGAGGTGTTGGACATTCCGGTTGGAACCGTGAAGAGCCGGATGCACGCTGCCATTTTGAAGCTGAACGAAGCCTGGATTCAACATCATCCGAGCGAAGATGAGTAA
- a CDS encoding dipeptide ABC transporter ATP-binding protein, giving the protein MSTPLVQADALQQHFPVRRGVFRTVVGRVRAVDGISFEIAEGETLGLVGESGCGKTTAGRTLLKLLKPTAGRIRFDGRDITQLRGAELRSLRRDMQIVFQDPYGSLNPRMTVRNIVEEGLIVHGLGNRRQRLDHVVEALEQTGLDRRYVNRYPHEFSGGQRQRISIARALALKPRFIVLDEPISALDVSIQSQIINLLVQLREELKLTYLFISHDLSVVEYISDRVAVMYLGEIVEFAACRELYRNPLHPYTHALLSSVPSMDPGRRRKRIILPGDVPSPMNPPPGCRFHPRCPLAMDVCRTTPPRELNLEEHLVRCHAVQQALEQGSSNAAQISQIIREQIAAKQWTNADSTLAQ; this is encoded by the coding sequence ATGTCTACACCCTTAGTCCAGGCTGACGCACTCCAGCAGCATTTTCCCGTGCGGCGCGGAGTGTTTCGCACCGTGGTAGGCCGCGTGCGGGCGGTGGACGGCATCTCGTTTGAAATTGCCGAGGGAGAAACGCTCGGCCTGGTCGGCGAAAGCGGCTGCGGTAAAACCACGGCTGGCCGCACGCTGCTCAAACTGCTCAAGCCCACCGCGGGCCGCATTCGCTTCGACGGCCGCGACATCACGCAATTGCGCGGCGCGGAATTACGTTCGCTGCGCCGCGATATGCAAATCGTGTTTCAAGATCCTTACGGTTCGCTCAATCCGCGCATGACGGTCCGCAACATTGTTGAAGAAGGATTAATCGTGCACGGCCTGGGCAATCGCCGTCAGCGGCTAGACCACGTGGTCGAAGCGCTGGAACAAACCGGGCTCGACCGCCGCTACGTGAACCGCTACCCGCACGAATTTTCCGGCGGCCAGCGGCAACGGATCAGCATCGCCCGCGCGCTGGCGCTCAAGCCCCGGTTCATCGTGCTAGACGAGCCCATTTCAGCGCTCGATGTTTCCATTCAATCGCAAATCATCAATCTGTTGGTGCAGTTGCGCGAGGAGTTGAAGCTGACGTACTTGTTCATCTCGCACGATTTGTCGGTCGTGGAATACATCAGCGATCGTGTAGCGGTAATGTACCTGGGCGAAATTGTCGAGTTTGCCGCCTGCCGCGAGCTGTACCGCAATCCGCTGCATCCGTACACGCATGCGCTGCTTTCGAGCGTGCCGTCGATGGACCCGGGCCGCCGGCGCAAGCGGATAATTTTGCCAGGCGACGTGCCCAGCCCCATGAATCCGCCGCCGGGCTGCCGATTTCATCCACGCTGTCCATTGGCAATGGACGTGTGCCGCACGACTCCTCCACGAGAATTGAATTTAGAAGAACACCTGGTGCGGTGCCATGCCGTACAGCAGGCCCTGGAGCAAGGGTCTTCAAACGCCGCACAAATCAGCCAGATTATTCGCGAACAAATAGCGGCCAAACAATGGACGAACGCCGATTCTACCCTGGCGCAATAA
- a CDS encoding ABC transporter ATP-binding protein, whose protein sequence is MTNLVEIQNLRTWFYTDEGVVRAVDDVSLTIPRGKTLGVVGESGCGKSVTALSVMRLVSSPGRIAGGRIVMHDNGRPLILSELSEREMRQVRGGKISMIFQEPMTSLNPVFTIGAQISEAVRLHQKVNAAEARRRAIDMLHKVGIPAPEKRVDEYPHQFSGGMRQRAMIAMALSCNPQLLIADEPTTALDVTIQAQILDLLRSLQREFGMSIMIITHDLGIVAEMADDVAVMYASKVVEYAQVRELFARPLHPYTVGLFQSRPKSDASHLAPGLRPGVPFGENPSKATGATAVPSHRQPLRTIKGMVPSPLHFPGGCKFHPRCPFNDAGKCVQEEPELREITPGHFARCHYAGQLDFGLQKVL, encoded by the coding sequence GTGACCAACCTCGTTGAAATTCAAAACCTCCGCACCTGGTTTTACACCGACGAAGGCGTGGTCCGCGCAGTCGACGATGTTTCGCTCACCATTCCACGCGGCAAAACGCTGGGCGTGGTCGGCGAAAGCGGCTGCGGAAAAAGCGTCACGGCGCTATCGGTAATGCGCTTGGTTTCATCCCCCGGGCGCATTGCCGGCGGGCGGATTGTGATGCACGACAATGGCCGCCCACTGATTCTTTCCGAATTGTCGGAACGGGAAATGCGGCAAGTTCGGGGTGGAAAAATCTCCATGATTTTTCAAGAGCCCATGACCTCGCTCAATCCCGTGTTCACCATCGGAGCGCAAATTAGCGAGGCCGTGCGGCTGCATCAAAAAGTAAACGCCGCGGAAGCCCGTCGCCGGGCTATCGACATGCTGCACAAAGTGGGCATCCCCGCGCCGGAAAAGCGCGTAGACGAATATCCTCACCAATTTTCCGGCGGCATGCGGCAACGGGCCATGATCGCCATGGCTCTCTCGTGCAATCCGCAACTGCTGATCGCCGACGAGCCCACCACGGCCCTGGATGTCACCATTCAAGCCCAAATTCTCGATCTCCTCCGCTCCCTGCAGCGCGAATTTGGCATGTCCATCATGATCATCACGCACGACCTGGGCATCGTGGCCGAAATGGCCGACGACGTGGCCGTCATGTACGCTTCCAAAGTTGTCGAATACGCGCAGGTACGGGAACTGTTCGCCCGCCCGCTGCATCCGTATACCGTCGGCCTGTTCCAATCGCGCCCAAAAAGCGATGCCTCTCATTTAGCCCCCGGTCTACGACCGGGGGTCCCATTCGGCGAAAATCCCTCGAAGGCGACAGGTGCCACCGCGGTGCCCTCACACCGCCAGCCCCTTCGCACCATCAAAGGCATGGTCCCTAGTCCGCTGCATTTTCCCGGTGGCTGCAAATTCCATCCCCGCTGTCCCTTCAACGACGCCGGCAAATGTGTGCAGGAAGAACCCGAGCTGCGCGAAATCACCCCCGGCCACTTCGCCCGCTGCCACTACGCCGGGCAATTAGATTTTGGATTGCAGAAAGTACTTTGA
- a CDS encoding ABC transporter permease: MSTVPTVPPRVDENLQPLPAKSRGFWSEAWRRFRQRKLAMLALIFVGFLSLVGIFAPAIVGTKPLICKFKGKIYFPALGYFDSDWENPYLRTQVRLIYPENLKKKDPDSWAVWPLIYQDPYWRVRKNEWDNQPGNPIGGSPSSLNLFGTTDTGYDVFAVMVHGTRTALLVGFVSMGIAGSIGIVLGSLAGYFRGPIDSAISRLIEVVLCIPTLVLILALVSLVDQPTIWHTMAIIGCTQWTSIARLARAEFLKLRESEFVMSARALGVRPGRIIFRHILPNALAPVLVPITFGIAGAILIEAALSYLGFGPPPPNPSWGELLSEGRANMQMWWLILFPGLAIFLTVLAYNLIGEGLQEATDPRLREAGK; this comes from the coding sequence ATGTCCACCGTTCCCACTGTGCCGCCGCGGGTCGACGAAAACTTGCAGCCCTTGCCGGCCAAATCGCGCGGCTTCTGGTCCGAAGCCTGGCGCCGCTTTCGACAGCGAAAATTAGCCATGCTGGCTCTGATCTTCGTCGGCTTTTTGTCGCTGGTCGGCATTTTTGCGCCGGCCATCGTGGGCACCAAGCCGCTGATCTGCAAATTCAAAGGCAAAATATATTTTCCCGCGCTGGGCTATTTCGACAGCGATTGGGAGAACCCCTATCTGCGCACGCAAGTCCGCCTGATTTATCCGGAAAATTTAAAAAAGAAAGACCCCGACAGTTGGGCCGTTTGGCCCCTCATTTATCAAGACCCATACTGGCGCGTGCGCAAAAACGAATGGGATAATCAGCCCGGCAACCCAATCGGAGGCAGTCCCAGCAGCCTCAATCTGTTCGGTACCACCGATACCGGCTACGATGTCTTTGCCGTCATGGTGCATGGCACGCGCACCGCGCTGTTGGTGGGCTTTGTGTCGATGGGCATCGCCGGCTCCATCGGAATTGTACTGGGTTCGCTAGCCGGGTATTTTCGCGGCCCAATCGATTCCGCCATCAGCCGGCTGATCGAAGTCGTGTTGTGCATTCCCACGCTGGTGTTGATTCTGGCGCTCGTCAGCCTGGTGGATCAGCCGACCATCTGGCACACCATGGCCATCATTGGTTGCACGCAATGGACCAGCATCGCCCGGTTGGCGCGGGCCGAATTCCTCAAACTCCGCGAATCGGAATTCGTCATGTCCGCCCGAGCCTTGGGGGTGCGGCCGGGGCGGATTATTTTCAGGCACATTTTGCCGAACGCTTTGGCCCCAGTGCTGGTCCCCATTACGTTCGGCATTGCCGGCGCGATTTTAATTGAAGCGGCTCTTAGTTACTTAGGTTTCGGGCCGCCGCCGCCCAATCCCAGTTGGGGCGAATTGTTGTCCGAAGGCCGCGCCAACATGCAAATGTGGTGGCTGATTTTATTCCCCGGTCTGGCGATTTTTCTCACCGTGCTGGCTTACAATCTGATTGGCGAGGGCTTGCAAGAAGCAACCGATCCCCGCCTCCGCGAGGCTGGTAAATGA
- a CDS encoding ABC transporter permease codes for MWNYLIRRVILGIFTLWAVTFLVYMLIRWMPGDPLLARMERMAPGKKIRAEDMEQMKKIYGLDKPAAVAYFAWLGNVLQLNLGNSFSRYQPVTQVIGERVGPTLLLSGTSLLLGYLLAVPMGLYATARGGKLDERTLSVSLYMLYSLPAFVAALYLQMIFAVKLQGTWLELPLDGMTSEGFDNFTFWGQAWDLFQHALLPTICLTYGTLAYDTRFIQANMQEVLRQDYIRTARAKGVSRARVIVHHAFRNTLIPFVTMLGLELPLVLSGAIILEQIFTWPGMGRLFFEAIQEYDYPTIMGLVLLFSVLTLLGQLLADILYAVVDPRVTYS; via the coding sequence ATGTGGAACTATTTGATCCGCCGTGTGATTCTCGGAATCTTCACGCTCTGGGCGGTCACGTTTCTCGTCTACATGCTGATTCGCTGGATGCCCGGCGATCCGCTGTTGGCCCGGATGGAACGTATGGCGCCGGGTAAAAAAATTCGCGCCGAAGACATGGAGCAAATGAAGAAGATTTATGGACTCGACAAGCCCGCGGCAGTGGCCTATTTCGCTTGGCTGGGCAACGTACTGCAACTGAATTTAGGAAACAGCTTTTCGCGCTATCAACCCGTCACGCAAGTCATTGGCGAGCGCGTTGGTCCCACACTGCTTCTCTCCGGCACCTCGCTGCTTTTGGGTTATTTACTGGCCGTGCCAATGGGCTTGTACGCCACGGCCCGCGGCGGCAAGCTCGACGAGCGCACCCTCAGCGTCAGTCTGTACATGCTCTACTCGCTGCCGGCATTTGTGGCGGCCTTATATTTGCAGATGATCTTCGCTGTCAAGCTGCAAGGCACGTGGCTGGAATTGCCGCTCGACGGCATGACCAGCGAAGGTTTCGACAATTTCACGTTTTGGGGCCAGGCGTGGGATTTATTCCAGCACGCGCTGCTTCCCACCATTTGCTTGACCTACGGCACGTTGGCGTACGACACCCGCTTCATCCAAGCCAACATGCAGGAAGTGCTCCGGCAAGATTACATTCGCACGGCCCGCGCCAAAGGCGTGTCGCGCGCCAGAGTTATCGTGCATCACGCCTTCCGCAACACGCTGATTCCGTTTGTTACCATGCTGGGTTTGGAGCTGCCGCTGGTGCTTAGCGGGGCGATTATCTTGGAGCAAATTTTCACCTGGCCGGGCATGGGACGGTTGTTTTTTGAAGCAATCCAGGAATACGACTACCCCACGATCATGGGCCTCGTGCTGTTGTTTTCCGTGTTGACTTTGTTGGGCCAACTACTGGCCGACATTTTATACGCCGTCGTCGATCCCCGCGTTACATATTCATAA
- a CDS encoding ABC transporter substrate-binding protein, with protein sequence MTERRGSFVGFVLFLALAICALLATDGGHSQFFTSNAHAATATSSSGSSAESGNFQSEQPFHPPATLAELDKSVEWVDKPVYDSMKLLADDLAKHPPLVSVPQALALKNNSPDDNAKIISALGRLPSGSEQPDEHAHVTRYLIGDINSSNPIMEDTIMEATVLPLSMYGVLTYCWTMEPYYCDADTVVRWQSSKDHLIDKVTLRRDCTWSDGKPITAHDIAFSFHAIMNEKIPIPAMRTDTAKLRDVVAYDDYTVVYFHKQALATGDGYLNFGIIPEHVFKPLYDKLDHGMTFEELLQTPEYQQTELHPVSGNAYVMTSRIRNQEIVFKRRDDWYLQNGKQVRQKPFFDEIRFVIKEDPNTALLDLKRGSLDDYEIQQAQWANQTNDAEFYNKNTKVYGSEWTYFFFGWNNDSDSAPFFRDRNVREAMSYAFDYRELLDKTLYGLCQQCTGTAHPEAWYAPKTPLKPYEQDLDKAEKLLDDAGWVDSDGDGIRDKLVNGQRVKFEFSMIVKNDPERIRICEIMQFNLKQLGITCNIKPMEGTRFFEKLLKREYEAEFSGWGTGTDPAEDENVWASTEVPPEGRNYLAYKNPEVDKLFQLGIEEFDPAKRAEIYAKIDELIYHDQPCTFLYWRSAFYGFNKQLRGYKFSPRGPYDYSPGFNSIWMTAQ encoded by the coding sequence ATGACGGAGCGAAGAGGATCGTTTGTTGGATTCGTTTTATTCTTGGCTCTGGCGATTTGCGCCCTCTTAGCAACCGACGGCGGCCACTCACAGTTTTTTACATCCAACGCTCACGCCGCAACCGCAACTTCTTCTTCTGGTTCTTCGGCCGAAAGCGGGAATTTCCAGTCCGAACAGCCATTTCATCCTCCGGCCACCTTGGCGGAACTCGACAAATCGGTCGAGTGGGTCGACAAACCCGTGTACGATTCCATGAAGCTCTTGGCCGACGATTTAGCCAAGCATCCCCCGCTCGTAAGCGTCCCGCAAGCGCTGGCACTCAAGAATAACAGTCCGGACGATAACGCCAAAATCATCAGCGCCCTGGGCCGTTTGCCCAGCGGCAGCGAACAGCCCGACGAGCACGCCCATGTCACGCGTTATTTAATTGGCGATATCAACAGCAGTAACCCCATTATGGAAGACACCATTATGGAAGCGACTGTCCTGCCGCTCAGTATGTACGGTGTGCTCACCTATTGCTGGACGATGGAGCCCTATTATTGCGATGCCGATACCGTGGTTCGTTGGCAATCCAGCAAGGATCATTTGATCGACAAAGTTACTCTGCGGCGCGATTGCACGTGGTCCGACGGCAAACCGATCACTGCCCACGATATCGCCTTTTCGTTCCACGCCATTATGAACGAAAAAATTCCCATTCCCGCCATGCGCACCGACACTGCCAAACTGCGCGACGTGGTCGCCTACGACGATTACACGGTCGTCTATTTCCACAAGCAGGCGCTCGCCACGGGCGATGGATATTTGAACTTCGGCATTATTCCCGAGCACGTTTTCAAACCGCTGTACGACAAGCTAGACCATGGCATGACGTTCGAGGAGCTCTTGCAAACGCCCGAATATCAACAGACCGAACTGCACCCCGTTTCCGGCAACGCCTACGTCATGACCAGTCGCATTCGCAATCAAGAAATTGTGTTTAAACGCCGCGACGATTGGTACCTGCAAAATGGCAAGCAAGTGCGGCAAAAGCCGTTCTTCGACGAAATTCGGTTTGTCATCAAGGAAGATCCCAACACAGCGCTCTTGGACCTGAAGCGCGGCTCTCTGGACGATTACGAAATTCAGCAAGCGCAATGGGCTAATCAGACAAATGACGCAGAATTTTATAATAAAAACACGAAGGTTTACGGCAGCGAATGGACCTATTTCTTCTTCGGCTGGAACAACGATTCCGATTCCGCTCCCTTCTTCCGCGACCGCAACGTTCGCGAAGCCATGTCCTATGCGTTCGATTATCGCGAGTTGCTCGACAAAACTCTATATGGCCTGTGTCAGCAATGCACTGGCACTGCTCATCCGGAAGCCTGGTACGCGCCGAAAACGCCGCTAAAGCCCTACGAACAGGACCTGGATAAGGCAGAAAAACTGCTCGACGACGCCGGTTGGGTCGACAGCGATGGCGACGGCATCCGCGACAAGCTGGTGAATGGCCAGCGCGTAAAATTTGAATTCAGCATGATTGTAAAAAACGATCCGGAACGCATTCGAATTTGCGAAATCATGCAATTCAACTTGAAGCAGCTCGGCATTACCTGCAACATCAAGCCCATGGAAGGCACGCGCTTTTTCGAAAAGCTGCTAAAGCGCGAGTACGAAGCGGAATTCAGCGGTTGGGGCACCGGCACCGATCCGGCCGAAGACGAAAACGTGTGGGCCTCCACCGAGGTGCCCCCCGAGGGCCGCAATTATTTGGCGTACAAAAACCCCGAAGTCGACAAGCTGTTTCAGCTAGGCATCGAAGAATTCGATCCCGCCAAACGCGCGGAAATTTACGCCAAAATCGACGAGCTGATTTATCATGATCAGCCCTGCACGTTCTTGTATTGGCGCAGCGCCTTCTACGGCTTCAACAAACAACTCCGGGGCTATAAATTCAGCCCGCGCGGACCGTACGATTACTCTCCCGGGTTCAATAGTATTTGGATGACAGCGCAATAG